In the Raineyella fluvialis genome, CTCGCCTCCCGGATCGGCCTGTCCAAGGCGATGATCTCCAAGATCGAGAGCGCGACCATCTCCGCGTCCCTCTCGACGCTGGCCCGGCTCGCCGAAGGGCTGGACATTCCCGTGACGGCGCTGCTGCGCGGCGTCGACTCCGACCGGGACGCCTCGTTCACCAAGGCGGGGGCCGGCAGCCGCAGCGTACGGTCGGGCACGCAGCACGGCCACGAGTACCGGGTGCTCGGCACGCTCAAGGACATGCCCGACGCCCTGGAACCGACGCTGGTGACGCTCACCGACGCCTCGGCCGTCTTCCCGCTCTTCCAGCATTCCGGCACCGAGTTCCTCTACCTCCTGTCCGGCCGGATGGTCTACGGCCACGGCGCGTACAGCTACGACATGGAGCCGGGCGACTCCCTGCTGCTCGACGGCGAGGGGCCGCACGGCCCCCGCGAACTGGTCGACGTCCCGGTGGTCTTCCTCTCCGTGCGGAGCACCAAATCCTGACCTCGACCGCCCGGCCCGACTGATAACCTCCGACCCGTGGGAGCATCGGACGAGAACACGTCACCGGGCGCGCGGGACGTGCCGCGGACCGGGCCAGCACTGCTGGATCCCAGCACCGTGCGGGCACTGGCCGCCGAGCTGGATCTGCGTCCGACCAAGACGAAGGGGCAGAACTTCGTCACCGACGCCAACACCGTGCGCCGGATCGTGGCGCTCGCCGCGCTCGAGCCCGAGGACCGCGTCGTCGAGGTCGGCCCCGGCCTGGGCTCCCTGACGCTGGGCCTGCTCGAGGCGGCCGGATCGGTCACCGCCATCGAGATCGACGAACTGCTCGCCGGACGGCTGCCGCGGACCGTGGCCGAACGCGCCCCGGACCAGGCGGACCGCTTCACCCTCGTCGTCGGTGATGCCCTCGCGGTGACCGCTCTCCCCGGCGAACCCCCCACGGCCTTGGTCGCCAACCTGCCGTACAACGTCTCGGTGCCGGTCATCCTGCACCTGCTGGCGCTGTTCCCCTCGATCGAACGCGGCCTGGTGATGGTGCAGTCCGAGGTCGCCGACCGGCTCGTCGCCGGGCCAGGCTCACGTACGTACGGCGTCCCCAGCGCCAAGGTCGCCTGGTACGCCGAGGCGACCCGGGTGGGCAACGTGCCACCGACCGTCTTCTGGCCGGTGCCGAACGTCGATTCCGGACTGGTGCGGATCACCCGTCGATCCACCCCGCAGACCACCGCGACCCGCGAGCAGGTGTTCGCCGTCATCGACGCCGCCTTCTCCCAGCGCCGCAAGATGCTGCGCTCTGCTCTGGCCGGGATGTTCGGGTCCTCCGCCGCGGCCGTCGAGGCGTTGCAGGCGGCCGGCCTCGACCCCACCTCGCGCGGTGAGACCCTCACCGTCAACGACTTCGCCGCCATCGCCGAGCGGGTGCCGCGGCATGGCTGAGTCGCAGTGCGTCCGCGTCCGGGTCCCGGGCAAGATCAACCTGGCCCTGTGCGTCGGGCCACGGCGGGACGACGGCTTCCATGACCTTGCCACGGTCTTCCAGTCCGTCTCGCTGTTCGACGAGCTGGGCGCGGCCCCGGCGCCGGACGGCGTCGTCACCGTGGCCGTCGACGGACCCGGAGCCGACCTCGTCGGCGCCCCGAGGACAACCTCGCGGTTCGCGCTGCCCGGCTGTTGGCTGACACGTACGCTCCGGGGCGGGGCGTCCAGCTGATGATCCGCAAGGGCATCCCGGTGGCCGGCGGGATGGCTGGCGGCTCCGCCGATGCCGCCGCGGCGCTGCTCGCCTGCGACCGACTGTGGGGCCTCGACCTGCCGACCGACGCGCTGCTCGAACTCGCCGCCGACCTGGGCAGCGACGTGCCGTTCACCGTGCTCGGCGGGACGGCCATCGGGCACGGCCGTGGGGAACGCCTCCAACCCGTACGCGTCGACCACCTCTTCCACTGGGTGCTGGTGACCTCGGATGACGGGCTGTCGACACCGGCGGTGTTCCGCCGGTTCGACGAACTCCACCCGCCGGCGAGCGTGCCGGCACCAGTCGTCCCCGACGGTCTCCTCACCGCCCTCGCGTCCGGCGATCCGGTCGCCCTCGGAGCGGCCCTCCGTAACGACCTCGCCGAACCCGCCCTCGACCTGCGTCCGGATCTGGCCACCACCCTCGAGGCCGGTCGGGAATTCGGAGCCGTCGGCCGGATGCTGTCCGGCTCCGGGCCCACCTGCGCCTTCCTGGCCGCCGACGCGGCCGATGCCTCGCGGCTTGCGGTGGCGTTCGGTCAGAGCGGGCTCGGCCGGGACGTGCACGTCGTCAGCGCCCCCGCGTCGAGAGGATTCCCGCATGCAGGACGAGGTTGACCGGCTGATCGCCGACTGGCGCCGCGAGCGGCCTGACCTCGACCTGGCGCCGATGCAGGTGCTGAGCCGGGTCACCCGGCTCGCCAAGCAGCTCGACCACGCCCGGAGCGCCGCCTTCGCTGAGCACGGCATCGTGTCGTGGGAGTTCGACGTCCTGGCGGCGCTGCGTCGTTCGGGAGAGCCCTACCAGCTGTCACCCGGCCGCCTGCTACAGGAGACGATGGTCACCTCCGGCACCATGACGAATCGCATCGACCGTCTCGCCGCCCGGGGCCTTGTCGTCCGCGGGCCCGATCCCCACGACGGGCGCGGGGTGGCCGTCACCCTGACCCCCGCCGGGCTCACGGCCGTGGACGGGGCCCTCGTGGACCTGCTGACCGCCGAGCGGGCGATCCTCGGCGTGCTGTCGGACGAGGACGCGGCGAGCCTGGCCGACCTGCTGCGGGCGTTGGCGCAGGAGTTGGAGCGGCCGGGTCCGGCGGCCTAGGGCTCAGGCCGGCCGGCCCATGCGCTGCCGGGCGGTGTCGAGGCGTCGAGTGACGGGGCGGACCCCGGTCGCCCGGGCCAGTCCTTGCACAGGAGTGTCGACGTAGATCGACTCCGCGTGCGTCACCGGCAACGTCTCGTGCCATACGCCCACCGCTCCCCTCGCCGTGCGGGCACGGCGATTGAACGCCGCCCAGGCAGGTCGGTGGGAGGCGGTGGGATCACTCGCGTAGGCGTAGAGCCTGTCCAGGCTGTTCCAGTACTGCACCAGCCATGGGCCGCGGGGGTCGACGACCAGCCGGTATCCGAGGAGGCCTGAGTCGTCGTCCTCGGACAGTTCCCGCAGCATCCGGGGCATCGCCAGGAAGACCGGCAGCCATCGATCAGGCCGCCACCAGGCGTTGATGGTCATGCCGATCAGGAACACGACGAGCTCCCCGTCGTAGTCGTGGGTCATCCGACCCGTGGTGTTGACGGACATCGCGGACTCCTCCGCTAGATTAGAAACCAACACTTCCTAATATTGGAGAGTAGCAGTGTCCATTTGGTCCGGCAAGGAGCCCGATGCGCATCTCTGAGTTGTCCCGTCTGGGTGGGGTTCCCACGGCGACTGTGAAGTACTACCTGCGAGAGGGGCTGTTGCCTGCGGGGCGGCTGACGTCGGCTACCCAGGCCCAGTACGACGAGGGCCACCTGTCGCGCCTCCGGTTGATCCGCGCGCTGGTCGGGCCCGGTGGTCTGTCGATCGCCGCCGTACGTTCCGTGCTCGAGGCCATCGACGATCCGCCCGAGTCGCCCC is a window encoding:
- a CDS encoding helix-turn-helix domain-containing protein encodes the protein MSGVQRSDGPRPSLEEIIAAQVRAHREAAGISAAELASRIGLSKAMISKIESATISASLSTLARLAEGLDIPVTALLRGVDSDRDASFTKAGAGSRSVRSGTQHGHEYRVLGTLKDMPDALEPTLVTLTDASAVFPLFQHSGTEFLYLLSGRMVYGHGAYSYDMEPGDSLLLDGEGPHGPRELVDVPVVFLSVRSTKS
- the rsmA gene encoding 16S rRNA (adenine(1518)-N(6)/adenine(1519)-N(6))-dimethyltransferase RsmA; translated protein: MPRTGPALLDPSTVRALAAELDLRPTKTKGQNFVTDANTVRRIVALAALEPEDRVVEVGPGLGSLTLGLLEAAGSVTAIEIDELLAGRLPRTVAERAPDQADRFTLVVGDALAVTALPGEPPTALVANLPYNVSVPVILHLLALFPSIERGLVMVQSEVADRLVAGPGSRTYGVPSAKVAWYAEATRVGNVPPTVFWPVPNVDSGLVRITRRSTPQTTATREQVFAVIDAAFSQRRKMLRSALAGMFGSSAAAVEALQAAGLDPTSRGETLTVNDFAAIAERVPRHG
- a CDS encoding 4-(cytidine 5'-diphospho)-2-C-methyl-D-erythritol kinase (catalyzes the phosphorylation of 4-diphosphocytidyl-2-C-methyl-D-erythritol in the nonmevalonate pathway of isoprenoid biosynthesis), with the protein product MADTYAPGRGVQLMIRKGIPVAGGMAGGSADAAAALLACDRLWGLDLPTDALLELAADLGSDVPFTVLGGTAIGHGRGERLQPVRVDHLFHWVLVTSDDGLSTPAVFRRFDELHPPASVPAPVVPDGLLTALASGDPVALGAALRNDLAEPALDLRPDLATTLEAGREFGAVGRMLSGSGPTCAFLAADAADASRLAVAFGQSGLGRDVHVVSAPASRGFPHAGRG
- a CDS encoding MarR family winged helix-turn-helix transcriptional regulator, producing the protein MQDEVDRLIADWRRERPDLDLAPMQVLSRVTRLAKQLDHARSAAFAEHGIVSWEFDVLAALRRSGEPYQLSPGRLLQETMVTSGTMTNRIDRLAARGLVVRGPDPHDGRGVAVTLTPAGLTAVDGALVDLLTAERAILGVLSDEDAASLADLLRALAQELERPGPAA
- a CDS encoding DUF4188 domain-containing protein produces the protein MSVNTTGRMTHDYDGELVVFLIGMTINAWWRPDRWLPVFLAMPRMLRELSEDDDSGLLGYRLVVDPRGPWLVQYWNSLDRLYAYASDPTASHRPAWAAFNRRARTARGAVGVWHETLPVTHAESIYVDTPVQGLARATGVRPVTRRLDTARQRMGRPA